From a region of the Actinopolymorpha singaporensis genome:
- a CDS encoding carboxyl transferase domain-containing protein, which translates to MFRRIAVVNRGEAAMRLINAVRELNAEGGERIETVALYTDIERTATFVREADLAYSLGAASARPYVDHAVLERALRDTRADAAWVGWGFVAEDPAFAELCERIGVTFIGPTAAAMRRLGDKIASKLVAEEVGVPVSRWSGGPVDTLDEALEAADKIGYPLMLKATAGGGGRGIRVIMSAEDLKQAYDRTRDEAERSFGSGVVYLEQLVTGGRHVEVQVIADGQGTAWALGVRDCSVQRRNQKVIEESASPVLSAEQADQIKDAAERLALAVGYRGAGTVEFLYRPQDELLSFLEVNTRLQVEHPVTELTTDLDLVKTQIRIAAGGRLEGERPVETGHAIEARLNAEDPDRDFAPSPGRIALLDLPVGPGVRVDTGVSAGDTIPAEFDSMIAKIIAYGRTRDEALARLRRAVGATTVIIEGGVTNKGFILALLDQPEVIDGSADTAWIDRVRGQGRLVSHRHSGIGLVAAAIEGYEEAKQVELRRLLETAHGGRPQVQHEVARAIDLELRGVAYRVTVAQIGPHRFRVGVGNGDDQHVVYGELERSGTYGARLTVDGRTFRLVTATHGPVHLVEVDGVTHRVSRGEGGVLRSPAPALVVATPVSLGAEVEAGAPVLVLESMKMETVLYAPFRGTVRELLVSTGSQVETSAPLLRLEPVADGAAEGAPAGLPGAATPAVDLDLPTESVRKSAEERAERGLADLRSMLLGYDVDPRDGGEMLAGYLSARAELAAAGQAPVSAEIELLQVFADFAELSRNRPAGEEVNTEHGVHSPREHFHTYLQSLDPERGGLPEAFRARLARVLGHYGVTDLERSPELDEAVFRIFLAQQRSRPDVLLVTALLQAWSTEPLPAAPLDGRVHDVLERLVLATQLRFPVVGDLARSVRFRWFDQPLVDEARAEVVAGVGAEVDSLAANPDAPDRQQRIEALAAIPEQIVGFLTRRLERGWAEWEPMLEVLIRRHYREYELHGLSELAVDGRPFATAGYSLDDRPTHLVSTVGTVAELADPDGALVRALAAQVVARPAGHEAVVDLYLFGPDTPDGQQEAADALHDLVAALPLGRGVRRITLAVARGGDRAVEYFTYRPAGTTVVEDDNVRGVHPMVGRRLNLWRLRDFRINRLEAPEGVLLYHCVARDNDADQRLVALAQVRQFAVVRDEDGQVTSLPHVERAISNCLEAIRRARSARGTAGARLDMNHVWVHIWPVVDVQVEELTALQRNIAPLTVGAGIEEVLAQGRVERPDGTVAPVTARFFYQPGSGVVTSVEERTTERLKPLDDYAQKVLRSRRRNTVYPYELTDMVAGPGGSGVEYDLDDSGVLVPVDRPRGLNKAAIIVGVISTPTARCPEGITRVVLSGDPTKALGALAEAECARIIAALDLAERMRTPVEWYALSAGARISMDSGTENMDWIAAALKRIVEFTQAGGEINVVVAGINVGAQPYWNAEATMLMHTKGILVMTPDSAMVLTGKQSLDFSGGVSAEDNYGIGGYDRVMGPNGQAQYWAPDLKSARDVLMAHYDHTYVVPGESGPRRSDTSDPVDRDVTTYPHEVPGSDFRTVGDIFSSETNPGRKKPFDIRTVMRAVSDLDHPVLERWAGMADADTAVVQDARLGGYPVCLIGIESKSVPRRGFPPTDGPDTYTSGTLFPKSSKKVARAINAASGNRPLVVLANLSGFDGSPDSMRNLQLEYGAEIGRAVVNFDGPIVFAVISRYHGGAFVVFSKALNPNLTVLAVEGSFASVLGGAPAAAVVFAAEVDARTAADPRVSSLAGRVSAAVGAERAALATELAEVRTAVRAEKLGEVAAAFDRVHSIQRAVEVGSVDTVIRATELRPRLIEAIERGLGTSR; encoded by the coding sequence GTGTTCAGGCGGATCGCAGTGGTGAACCGCGGCGAGGCCGCGATGCGGCTGATCAACGCCGTACGCGAGCTCAACGCGGAGGGCGGCGAGCGGATCGAGACGGTGGCGCTCTACACCGACATCGAGCGGACCGCGACGTTCGTACGCGAGGCCGACCTCGCCTACTCACTGGGCGCGGCGTCCGCGCGGCCCTACGTCGACCACGCCGTCCTCGAACGCGCACTCCGGGACACCAGGGCCGACGCCGCGTGGGTGGGCTGGGGGTTCGTCGCGGAGGACCCGGCGTTCGCCGAGCTCTGCGAACGCATCGGCGTCACTTTCATCGGACCGACAGCCGCCGCGATGCGCAGGCTCGGCGACAAAATCGCCTCCAAGCTGGTGGCCGAGGAGGTCGGCGTTCCCGTCTCGCGGTGGAGCGGCGGCCCGGTGGACACGCTGGACGAGGCGCTCGAGGCGGCGGACAAGATCGGCTATCCGTTGATGCTCAAGGCGACCGCCGGCGGCGGCGGCCGGGGTATTCGCGTGATCATGTCCGCGGAGGATCTCAAGCAGGCGTACGACCGGACCCGCGACGAGGCCGAGCGGTCGTTCGGCAGCGGTGTCGTCTACCTCGAGCAGCTGGTCACCGGCGGGCGGCACGTCGAGGTGCAGGTCATCGCCGACGGGCAGGGCACCGCCTGGGCGCTCGGGGTGCGCGACTGCTCGGTGCAGCGCCGCAACCAGAAGGTGATCGAGGAGTCCGCCTCGCCGGTGCTGTCCGCGGAGCAGGCCGACCAGATCAAGGACGCGGCCGAGCGGCTCGCGCTCGCGGTGGGCTACCGCGGCGCCGGGACGGTCGAGTTCCTCTACCGTCCGCAGGACGAGCTGCTCTCCTTCCTCGAGGTCAACACCCGGCTGCAGGTCGAGCATCCGGTCACCGAGCTGACCACCGACCTCGACCTGGTGAAGACCCAGATCCGGATCGCCGCCGGCGGCCGGCTGGAGGGCGAGCGGCCGGTCGAGACCGGGCACGCGATCGAGGCCCGGCTGAACGCCGAGGACCCCGACCGGGACTTCGCACCGTCGCCGGGCCGGATCGCACTCCTCGACCTGCCGGTCGGACCTGGCGTACGCGTGGACACCGGGGTCAGTGCCGGCGACACCATTCCGGCCGAGTTCGACTCGATGATCGCCAAGATCATCGCCTATGGCCGGACCCGGGACGAGGCACTGGCGCGGCTGCGCCGGGCGGTCGGCGCGACCACGGTGATCATCGAGGGCGGCGTCACCAACAAGGGCTTCATCCTCGCGTTGCTCGACCAGCCCGAGGTGATCGACGGCAGTGCGGACACCGCCTGGATCGACCGCGTACGCGGGCAGGGCCGGCTGGTCTCCCACCGCCACTCCGGCATCGGGCTGGTCGCGGCGGCGATCGAGGGGTACGAGGAGGCCAAGCAGGTCGAGCTCCGGCGCCTGCTGGAGACCGCGCACGGCGGCCGGCCGCAGGTGCAGCACGAGGTCGCCCGGGCGATCGACCTGGAGCTGCGCGGCGTCGCCTACCGCGTCACGGTCGCGCAGATCGGCCCGCACAGGTTCCGGGTCGGCGTCGGCAACGGTGACGACCAGCACGTCGTCTACGGCGAACTGGAACGGTCCGGCACCTACGGCGCCCGGCTGACCGTCGACGGCCGGACGTTCCGGCTGGTCACCGCCACCCACGGCCCGGTGCACCTGGTCGAGGTGGACGGGGTCACGCACCGGGTGAGCCGGGGCGAGGGCGGGGTGCTGCGGTCACCGGCGCCGGCCCTGGTCGTCGCGACGCCGGTGTCGCTGGGCGCCGAGGTCGAGGCCGGCGCACCGGTGCTGGTGCTGGAGAGCATGAAGATGGAGACGGTGCTGTACGCGCCGTTCCGCGGCACCGTGCGTGAGCTGCTGGTCTCCACCGGGAGCCAGGTCGAGACCAGCGCGCCCCTCCTCCGGCTGGAGCCGGTCGCCGACGGCGCGGCGGAGGGTGCGCCGGCGGGTCTGCCCGGCGCCGCAACGCCGGCTGTCGACCTGGACCTGCCCACCGAGAGCGTGCGCAAGTCCGCCGAGGAACGCGCCGAACGCGGCCTGGCCGACCTGCGCAGCATGCTGCTCGGCTACGACGTCGACCCTCGTGACGGGGGCGAGATGCTGGCCGGCTACCTGAGTGCCCGGGCAGAGCTCGCGGCGGCCGGGCAGGCGCCGGTGTCGGCGGAGATCGAACTGTTGCAGGTGTTCGCCGACTTCGCCGAGCTGAGCCGCAACCGGCCGGCGGGCGAGGAGGTCAACACCGAGCACGGGGTGCACAGCCCCCGCGAGCACTTCCACACGTACCTGCAGAGCCTCGATCCCGAGCGCGGCGGCCTTCCGGAGGCGTTCCGCGCCCGGCTGGCCCGCGTGCTCGGGCACTACGGCGTGACCGACCTGGAGCGCAGCCCCGAGCTGGACGAGGCGGTGTTCCGCATCTTCCTCGCCCAGCAGCGGTCGAGGCCGGACGTGCTGCTGGTGACGGCGTTGCTGCAGGCCTGGAGCACCGAGCCGCTGCCCGCGGCCCCGCTGGACGGCCGCGTGCACGACGTACTGGAACGACTCGTGCTCGCCACCCAGCTGCGCTTCCCGGTCGTCGGCGACCTGGCCCGCAGCGTACGTTTCCGCTGGTTCGACCAGCCGCTGGTGGACGAGGCACGGGCCGAGGTGGTCGCCGGAGTGGGCGCCGAGGTCGACTCGCTCGCTGCCAACCCGGACGCGCCCGACCGGCAGCAGCGGATCGAGGCGCTGGCGGCCATCCCGGAGCAGATCGTCGGCTTCCTCACCCGGCGGCTGGAGCGCGGCTGGGCCGAGTGGGAGCCGATGCTCGAGGTGCTGATCCGCCGGCACTACCGCGAGTACGAACTCCACGGCCTGAGCGAACTGGCTGTCGACGGGAGACCGTTCGCGACTGCCGGCTACTCGTTGGACGACCGCCCCACCCACCTGGTCAGTACGGTCGGCACGGTCGCCGAGCTCGCCGATCCCGACGGCGCTCTGGTCCGGGCCCTCGCCGCCCAGGTCGTGGCCCGACCCGCCGGGCACGAGGCGGTCGTCGACCTCTACCTGTTCGGGCCGGACACCCCGGACGGGCAGCAGGAGGCGGCGGACGCGCTGCACGACCTGGTCGCCGCGCTGCCCCTCGGCCGTGGCGTACGCCGGATCACCCTCGCCGTCGCCCGCGGCGGCGACAGGGCGGTGGAGTACTTCACCTACCGCCCGGCCGGTACCACCGTCGTCGAGGACGACAACGTGCGCGGCGTCCACCCGATGGTGGGGCGGCGGCTGAACCTCTGGCGGCTGCGGGACTTCCGGATAAACCGCCTGGAAGCGCCCGAGGGCGTCCTGCTCTACCACTGCGTGGCGCGCGACAACGACGCCGACCAGCGGCTGGTCGCTCTTGCCCAGGTGCGCCAGTTCGCCGTCGTGCGCGACGAGGACGGGCAGGTGACGTCCCTTCCGCACGTCGAGCGGGCCATCTCGAACTGCCTGGAGGCGATCCGCAGGGCCCGCAGCGCACGGGGTACGGCCGGCGCCCGCCTGGACATGAACCATGTCTGGGTGCACATCTGGCCGGTCGTCGACGTCCAGGTCGAGGAGCTGACGGCGCTACAGCGCAACATCGCGCCGCTCACCGTCGGTGCGGGCATCGAGGAGGTGCTGGCGCAGGGGCGCGTCGAGCGGCCGGACGGCACGGTCGCGCCGGTGACGGCACGCTTCTTCTACCAGCCGGGGTCCGGCGTGGTCACCTCCGTGGAGGAGCGGACCACCGAGCGGCTCAAGCCGCTCGACGACTACGCCCAGAAGGTCCTGCGCTCGCGCCGCCGCAACACCGTCTACCCGTACGAGCTGACCGACATGGTGGCCGGGCCAGGCGGCTCGGGGGTGGAGTACGACCTGGACGACTCCGGCGTGCTCGTGCCGGTCGACCGGCCCCGCGGCCTGAACAAGGCGGCGATCATCGTCGGGGTGATCAGCACACCGACCGCGCGCTGCCCCGAGGGCATCACCCGCGTGGTGCTCAGCGGCGACCCGACCAAGGCGCTCGGCGCACTCGCCGAGGCCGAGTGCGCGCGGATCATCGCCGCGCTCGACCTGGCCGAGCGGATGCGCACACCGGTCGAGTGGTACGCGCTGTCGGCCGGTGCGCGCATCTCGATGGACTCCGGCACCGAGAACATGGACTGGATCGCCGCCGCACTCAAGCGGATCGTGGAGTTCACCCAGGCGGGTGGCGAGATCAACGTCGTCGTTGCCGGTATCAACGTCGGCGCGCAGCCGTACTGGAACGCCGAGGCGACGATGCTGATGCACACCAAGGGCATCCTGGTGATGACGCCGGACAGTGCGATGGTGCTCACCGGCAAGCAGTCACTGGACTTCTCCGGCGGCGTCTCCGCCGAGGACAACTACGGCATCGGCGGGTACGACCGGGTGATGGGCCCGAACGGCCAGGCGCAGTACTGGGCGCCGGACCTCAAGAGCGCCCGCGACGTGCTGATGGCGCACTACGACCACACCTACGTCGTGCCGGGCGAGTCGGGCCCGCGGCGGTCGGACACGTCCGATCCGGTGGACCGGGACGTCACGACGTATCCGCACGAGGTGCCGGGCAGCGACTTCCGTACGGTCGGCGACATCTTCTCGTCGGAGACCAATCCCGGCCGCAAGAAGCCGTTCGACATCCGTACGGTGATGCGCGCGGTCAGCGACCTGGACCACCCGGTACTCGAACGCTGGGCAGGCATGGCCGACGCCGACACCGCCGTGGTGCAGGACGCCCGGCTCGGTGGGTACCCGGTGTGCCTGATCGGGATCGAGTCGAAGTCCGTTCCCCGGCGGGGATTCCCGCCCACCGACGGCCCGGACACCTACACGTCCGGCACGTTGTTCCCCAAGTCGTCGAAGAAGGTGGCCCGGGCGATCAACGCGGCCAGCGGGAACCGGCCCCTGGTGGTGCTGGCGAACCTGTCCGGCTTCGACGGGTCACCGGACTCGATGCGCAACCTGCAGTTGGAGTACGGAGCGGAGATCGGCCGGGCGGTCGTCAACTTCGACGGACCGATCGTGTTCGCGGTGATCTCGCGCTACCACGGCGGGGCGTTCGTGGTGTTCTCCAAGGCGCTGAACCCGAACCTCACCGTGTTGGCGGTGGAGGGCTCGTTCGCTTCGGTGCTCGGTGGCGCGCCCGCGGCGGCGGTGGTGTTCGCGGCGGAGGTGGACGCTCGTACGGCAGCCGACCCCCGGGTGTCGAGCCTGGCCGGGAGGGTGTCGGCCGCGGTCGGTGCCGAACGCGCCGCGCTGGCGACGGAACTGGCGGAGGTACGCACCGCCGTCCGGGCCGAGAAGCTGGGTGAGGTCGCGGCCGCTTTCGACCGGGTGCACAGCATCCAGCGGGCCGTCGAGGTCGGTTCGGTCGACACGGTGATCCGCGCGACCGAACTCCGGCCCCGGCTGATCGAGGCCATCGAGCGCGGCCTCGGCACTTCGCGCTGA
- a CDS encoding dihydrofolate reductase family protein — translation MRKLTAGLFISLDGVVHNPGEWHFPYFNDEMGAAVDAQLGAADTLLLGRVTYDSFAGAWPDRETAGEEDAPFAKKLGDARKIVVSRQDLEFTWRNSEVLKGDLIEAVTALKNEPGDQIGMSGSVSVVRQLLAAGLIDELHLLVHPIAVRRGTRLFEEADSSIPLRLLSSKSFSTGVLHLVYTTDDSAPDGTYEDAKGHLPQEDS, via the coding sequence ATGCGCAAGCTCACTGCTGGTCTGTTCATCTCGCTGGACGGCGTTGTCCACAACCCGGGGGAGTGGCACTTCCCGTACTTCAACGACGAGATGGGTGCTGCCGTCGACGCCCAGCTCGGCGCCGCCGACACGCTCCTGCTCGGCCGGGTGACCTACGACAGCTTTGCCGGTGCGTGGCCGGACCGTGAGACGGCCGGCGAGGAGGACGCACCGTTCGCCAAGAAGCTGGGTGACGCACGCAAGATCGTCGTCTCCCGGCAGGACCTCGAGTTCACCTGGCGCAACTCCGAGGTGCTGAAGGGCGACCTGATCGAGGCCGTCACCGCCCTCAAGAACGAGCCGGGAGACCAGATCGGGATGAGCGGTTCGGTCTCGGTCGTACGTCAGCTGCTCGCCGCCGGTCTCATCGACGAGCTGCACCTGCTGGTTCACCCGATCGCGGTCCGCAGGGGGACCCGGCTGTTCGAGGAGGCCGACAGCTCGATCCCGCTGCGGCTGCTGTCGTCCAAGTCGTTCAGCACGGGCGTACTGCACCTCGTCTACACCACCGACGACTCCGCTCCCGACGGAACGTACGAGGACGCGAAGGGGCACCTGCCCCAGGAAGACAGCTGA
- a CDS encoding Fur family transcriptional regulator, with amino-acid sequence MLREAALRVTRPRMAVLSAVHDLPHADTDSIIGAVRRNLGIVSHQAVYDVLHALTGAGLVRRIQPLGSVARYEARVGDNHHHVVCRSCGAIADVDCAVGETPCLTAADDSGFEIDEAEVIYWGRCPDCVASSNQHAASTK; translated from the coding sequence ATGCTCCGCGAGGCCGCCCTTCGGGTGACGCGCCCGCGGATGGCGGTACTGTCCGCGGTGCACGACCTTCCCCACGCCGACACCGACTCGATCATCGGTGCCGTACGCAGGAATCTCGGCATCGTCTCCCATCAGGCCGTCTACGACGTACTCCACGCGCTCACCGGTGCGGGCTTGGTGCGCCGCATCCAGCCGCTCGGCTCGGTGGCACGGTACGAGGCCCGGGTCGGCGACAACCACCATCACGTGGTCTGCCGGTCGTGCGGTGCCATCGCCGACGTCGACTGCGCGGTGGGCGAGACTCCCTGCCTGACGGCGGCCGACGACTCGGGTTTCGAGATCGACGAGGCCGAGGTCATCTACTGGGGCAGATGTCCTGACTGTGTGGCGAGCAGCAACCAGCACGCAGCCAGCACCAAGTAA
- a CDS encoding MarR family winged helix-turn-helix transcriptional regulator translates to MPSPGVQASSLVVRLARELRTALDQRFAAFGLTSQQAGLLVHVFTGQSSQRRLADLLGTDTAGITRLVDRLAAKELVRRVPDPADRRAVVVELTKAGRSLIPELPPVFEAVAADLTRGVDPGDAAALLQTMLANLTDQDAD, encoded by the coding sequence ATGCCCAGCCCCGGAGTTCAGGCGTCGAGCCTCGTCGTCCGGCTCGCCCGCGAGCTACGGACCGCCCTGGACCAGCGTTTCGCGGCGTTCGGGCTGACCTCCCAGCAGGCCGGCCTCCTCGTCCACGTCTTCACCGGGCAGTCCAGCCAGCGCCGGTTGGCCGACCTGCTCGGCACCGACACGGCCGGCATCACCCGACTGGTCGACCGGCTGGCAGCCAAGGAACTCGTCCGGCGCGTGCCCGACCCGGCCGACCGTCGCGCGGTGGTGGTCGAACTCACCAAAGCCGGGCGTTCGCTGATCCCCGAACTGCCACCGGTCTTCGAGGCCGTCGCCGCGGACCTGACCCGAGGCGTAGACCCGGGCGACGCCGCCGCCCTCCTCCAGACCATGCTCGCCAACCTCACCGACCAGGACGCGGACTGA
- a CDS encoding sulfotransferase, protein MGSSLLRTAVTTAVPILGRLVRHRDLLRIQNDRLRAEVDRLTLQLDAVRGGATASTDGRIDLRYLFVVTYGRSGSTLLMSLLDGTPGYCIRGENGGVLHRLFEYHSAALEARVKWSGEEPLTPIHPWYGIEEYPPGLATARMRQLVTETLLRPEPGTRVSGFKEIRWWQSPPDDYLGFVETLFPGARFVLNTRNLADVAKSRWMAHRPNAMVDLATLEERLREAVGKRGERGYHVHFDDYVRDPSVLRGLFNWLGEEYDEERVTRTLAVRHSF, encoded by the coding sequence ATGGGCAGCAGCCTTCTGCGCACGGCCGTCACCACCGCGGTCCCGATCCTGGGCCGGCTCGTCCGGCACCGGGACCTGTTGCGCATCCAGAACGACCGGCTGCGTGCGGAGGTCGACCGGCTGACCCTGCAGCTGGACGCGGTTCGGGGCGGGGCGACGGCGAGTACCGACGGTCGGATAGATCTGCGGTACCTGTTCGTCGTGACGTACGGCCGTTCCGGGTCGACCCTGCTGATGTCCCTGCTCGACGGAACCCCGGGGTACTGCATCCGCGGGGAGAACGGCGGGGTTCTGCACCGGCTTTTCGAATACCACTCCGCGGCCCTCGAGGCGCGGGTGAAGTGGTCCGGCGAGGAGCCGCTGACGCCGATTCACCCGTGGTACGGCATCGAGGAGTATCCGCCCGGGCTCGCCACCGCCCGCATGCGCCAACTGGTGACGGAGACGCTGCTGCGTCCGGAGCCCGGGACCCGGGTGTCCGGCTTCAAGGAGATCCGCTGGTGGCAGTCCCCTCCCGACGACTACCTCGGCTTCGTCGAGACGCTCTTCCCGGGCGCACGGTTCGTGCTGAACACCCGGAACCTCGCCGACGTCGCGAAGAGCAGATGGATGGCGCACAGGCCGAATGCCATGGTGGACCTCGCCACCCTCGAGGAGCGGCTGCGAGAGGCGGTCGGGAAGCGAGGGGAGCGCGGCTACCACGTGCACTTCGACGACTACGTGAGGGATCCGTCGGTACTGCGTGGGCTGTTCAACTGGCTCGGCGAGGAGTATGACGAGGAGCGGGTCACCCGCACGCTGGCCGTACGGCACTCGTTCTGA
- a CDS encoding nuclear transport factor 2 family protein codes for MSTPALEAELREFFERFDTSGADAFHEQFLSLDPAKATVVTRDQLRAVLPRRAQMFSSVGATGTRLRDLHARSLDDHHTLVETYWDVELADEDAEPLTLHATYLLRRADEGWRVVVYLNHQDIGSVLANRTAASSA; via the coding sequence GTGAGCACCCCTGCCCTGGAAGCGGAGCTTCGGGAGTTCTTCGAGCGGTTCGACACCAGCGGCGCCGACGCGTTCCACGAACAGTTCCTCAGCCTCGACCCCGCCAAGGCCACCGTCGTCACCCGCGACCAGCTGCGGGCAGTTCTCCCCAGGCGCGCCCAGATGTTCAGTTCGGTCGGGGCAACGGGCACCCGCCTCCGCGACCTCCACGCCCGGTCACTCGACGACCACCACACACTCGTGGAGACGTACTGGGACGTGGAGCTTGCCGACGAGGACGCCGAGCCGCTCACTCTGCACGCCACCTACCTGCTTCGCCGCGCCGACGAGGGGTGGCGCGTCGTCGTCTACCTGAACCACCAGGACATCGGCAGCGTCCTCGCCAACCGCACCGCGGCATCCAGCGCCTGA
- a CDS encoding polysaccharide pyruvyl transferase family protein has protein sequence MKHILIRSGKSPHRVATQAEFLHQDLIGTNTGNLLFSDSVHKMLAVPDTTVTSNGIRTDISPERAAEINERYDVFVVPLANAFRPTFHASLDRLTKLIEQLTVPVVVVGVGAQVGEDYATDSLAPMNESVRRFASAVLDRSASIGVRGELTARYLKGLGFADVDIIGCPSMFLYGDTFPEIRATEVGPDSRIAINLSPDAIPIGDVEGIVRHVWERCPHLTYYAQNTVDGELLLWGDTTPESGISEDFPRHLTHRLLRENKMRLPLDPATWIRELREHDFAFGTRIHGNVAALLAGTPAVVLTHDSRTLELCRYFDLPYRPLAGLPAETDPRELYEDADFSAMLKGHAERFDRVVTFLDRNGLRNTYTHGDRGAAFDAELAALDLPASISVWDGGDDGNLRYRVSRLRELVTATDARTRENDRKLRGRLSAAQRREAEAERQLTELRKELAAARKQLAALERRTMGIEKRVMVRLGPALRRRLRRLGRRRS, from the coding sequence GTGAAGCACATCCTCATCCGCTCGGGCAAGAGCCCCCACCGCGTCGCCACCCAGGCCGAGTTCCTGCACCAGGACCTGATCGGTACGAACACCGGCAATCTGCTCTTCAGCGACTCGGTTCACAAGATGCTGGCGGTGCCGGACACCACGGTGACGTCCAACGGCATCCGTACCGACATCTCACCCGAGCGGGCCGCCGAGATCAACGAGCGCTACGACGTCTTCGTCGTGCCTCTCGCGAACGCCTTCCGCCCCACCTTCCACGCCTCCCTCGACCGGCTGACGAAGCTGATCGAACAGCTCACCGTCCCCGTGGTCGTGGTCGGTGTGGGTGCCCAGGTCGGCGAGGACTACGCGACCGACTCACTCGCACCGATGAACGAGTCCGTACGCCGGTTCGCCTCGGCGGTCCTGGACCGCTCCGCGTCCATCGGGGTACGCGGCGAGCTGACCGCGCGTTACCTCAAGGGCCTCGGCTTCGCGGACGTGGACATCATCGGCTGCCCGTCGATGTTCCTGTACGGCGACACGTTCCCCGAGATCCGGGCCACCGAGGTCGGCCCGGATTCACGGATCGCGATCAACCTCTCCCCCGACGCCATCCCGATCGGTGACGTGGAGGGCATCGTCCGGCACGTCTGGGAGCGCTGTCCGCACCTGACCTACTACGCGCAGAACACCGTCGACGGCGAGTTGCTGCTGTGGGGCGACACGACGCCGGAGTCGGGCATCTCGGAGGACTTCCCCCGGCATCTGACCCACCGTCTGCTGCGCGAGAACAAGATGCGCCTGCCGCTGGACCCGGCGACCTGGATCCGGGAGCTCCGCGAGCACGACTTCGCCTTCGGGACCCGCATCCACGGCAACGTCGCCGCCCTGCTGGCCGGGACGCCCGCGGTCGTGCTCACCCACGACTCGCGGACTCTGGAACTGTGCCGGTACTTCGACCTGCCGTACCGGCCCCTTGCCGGGCTGCCCGCCGAGACCGACCCGCGGGAGCTGTACGAGGACGCCGACTTCTCCGCGATGCTCAAGGGCCACGCCGAGCGGTTCGACCGCGTCGTCACCTTCCTCGACCGCAACGGCCTGCGCAACACCTACACCCACGGAGACCGGGGCGCGGCCTTCGACGCCGAACTAGCCGCTCTCGACCTGCCCGCGTCCATCTCGGTCTGGGACGGCGGCGACGACGGCAACCTGCGCTACCGCGTCAGCAGGCTGCGCGAACTGGTCACCGCGACCGACGCCAGGACCCGGGAGAACGACAGGAAGCTGCGCGGCCGCCTGAGCGCCGCCCAACGCCGCGAAGCCGAGGCCGAGCGGCAGCTCACCGAACTCCGCAAGGAGCTCGCGGCCGCCCGAAAGCAACTGGCCGCGCTGGAACGCAGGACGATGGGGATCGAGAAGCGGGTGATGGTCCGTCTCGGTCCCGCCCTGCGCCGCCGGCTCCGCCGCCTCGGCCGTCGCCGTTCGTGA
- a CDS encoding sulfite oxidase: MGLWGKRRDMVVHEEDPYNAEPPRQVLAQAPCTPLDAFYVRSHGPVPRIDLDTWRLRVDGLVERPAAWSPAQLRDRFEPAEVTATLQCAGNRRAELMAVRDIPGEAPWGPGAISTARWGGVRLRDVLDAAGIGEGAAHVAFAATDVSQRARPAQPFGGSVPLAKALSEEVLLAWEMNGEPLPAVHGAPVRVVVPGWIGARSVKWLHRISVQADPSDNYFQATAYRMLPADTDLDQAGPGAGISLGPVPLNCDFLSPDAGTRCPSGHAEVAGYAFAGYGGGVARVDVSADGGGTWVQAELDPQVSPWSWRMWRVTLELPAGEHELLARAWDFGGATQPESPRSLWNPQGYGNNAWARLRVSCP, translated from the coding sequence ATGGGTCTGTGGGGCAAGCGGCGCGACATGGTGGTGCACGAGGAGGACCCCTACAACGCGGAGCCGCCCCGGCAGGTTCTGGCGCAGGCGCCGTGCACACCACTGGACGCCTTCTACGTACGCAGCCACGGGCCGGTGCCCCGGATCGACCTCGACACCTGGCGCCTGCGGGTCGACGGCCTCGTCGAACGGCCCGCCGCCTGGTCTCCGGCGCAGTTGCGTGACCGGTTCGAGCCGGCGGAGGTGACCGCGACCCTGCAGTGTGCCGGCAACCGGCGCGCCGAACTCATGGCCGTACGCGACATTCCGGGCGAGGCGCCGTGGGGCCCGGGAGCCATCTCCACTGCGCGCTGGGGCGGGGTACGCCTGCGCGACGTGCTGGACGCGGCCGGGATCGGCGAAGGAGCCGCCCATGTCGCGTTCGCGGCCACCGACGTGTCCCAACGCGCCCGGCCGGCGCAGCCCTTCGGCGGCTCGGTCCCGTTGGCCAAGGCGCTCTCGGAGGAGGTGCTGCTCGCCTGGGAGATGAACGGTGAGCCGCTTCCCGCCGTGCACGGTGCGCCCGTTCGCGTGGTCGTACCCGGCTGGATCGGTGCCCGCAGCGTCAAGTGGCTCCACCGGATCAGCGTCCAAGCGGATCCGTCCGACAACTACTTCCAGGCCACGGCGTACCGCATGCTGCCGGCGGACACCGATCTCGACCAGGCCGGGCCGGGCGCCGGTATCTCGCTGGGTCCCGTCCCCCTGAACTGCGACTTCCTCAGCCCGGACGCCGGCACCCGGTGTCCCAGCGGCCACGCCGAGGTCGCGGGCTACGCGTTTGCAGGATATGGCGGAGGTGTCGCCCGGGTCGACGTGTCAGCCGACGGTGGCGGCACCTGGGTACAGGCGGAGCTGGATCCTCAGGTCTCTCCCTGGTCGTGGCGGATGTGGCGGGTGACGCTCGAACTTCCGGCCGGTGAGCACGAACTCCTCGCGCGGGCCTGGGACTTCGGCGGTGCCACCCAGCCCGAGTCACCTCGATCCCTGTGGAACCCTCAGGGATACGGAAACAACGCCTGGGCCCGGCTGCGCGTGTCCTGTCCCTGA